The Pseudomonas fulva 12-X sequence GAATCAGCCCAGCTTCGCACTGGGCAGGGACGTGGGGGTGGCGAAAACTTCGGTACAACACCATCGCCCAACTCTTGAGGGCCCAGGCCCCAGCTCTAATGCGCTGCAGCACGCTGTTGATCTCAATTTCATCTGAGCTTTCAGGCGCTCCGAATTCTGAGTTCGGTTGCGCCTTTGCTTACGCCATGTTCGCAGCGATCACCTCGCAGGTTTGAACCGCTAGCCCAAGACCTTGGCCAGGTATTCGGCCAGGTGCATGGCTTCGCGGCCACTGACGTTGCGGATTTGCCCTCGGCAACTGAACCCGTCGGCGACCACCGGGGTTTGCTCGGGAATTCGGTCGAGATGGGGCTTGAATTGCTGCTCACCAATCGCTCTGGCGATCGGCGCGGTTTTCGCGTGATAGGCATAGGCACCTGCCACCCCGCAGCAGCCGGCCTGTATCACCTGGCCTTTACCGCCGAGCTGTTCCAGCACGCCTTGTTCGGCCGCCATGCTGCCGCAAGATTTCTGATGGCAGTGCCCGTGGATGCGCACGTCCTCGTCGATCGCCGGCAGCTCCAGGGCCCTGCTGCGTATGAACTCGCTCAGGGTCATGATGGACTGCTCCAGCTTTTTCGCCCTCGGGTCTTGTGGAAACAATCCGGGCATTTCGTCCCGGAACACCGAGAGGCAGCTCGGCTCGAGCACCAACACCGGCATGTTTTCATCCAGTACCGGCTCCAGCTGGTCGAGGATCTGCGCCAGATTGGCCTTGGCCTGATCGATCATGCCCACGTCGTAGTAAGGGCGGCCACAGCATACATGGCGCGTCATCAGCTTCACGGTGAAGCCCAGCGACTCCAGCACTTGGACGCCTGCCTCGAGCACCTTGGGGGTGAATCCGTTGTTGAAGCTGTCGACCCACAGCAGCACATCTTTGCCGCCGCCCGTGGTCTGATCGTTGAGGATGCGCTGCGCCGTTGCCCCGGCACGAAAACTCTGGGCCGCTATGGCAGGGAATTTGGCCTCTTTGGCCAGACCGAACCAGGCGCCCGCTGTTCGCACCAGCGGGTTACCCATCGCGTAGTTCAGCACGGGAGACAGCCGCGTGGCGTGCGGCAGCCATTCGCCGATACGGCCGATCATGGCGTCCATGACTGGGCGGCGCTTGTTGGCGTAGTAACGGTTGAGAAACTCGGTCTTGTAGCGGGCGATGTTCACGTTGGTCGGGCAGTCGGTTTTACAGCCTTTGCAACTCAGGCACAGGTCGAGGGAATCCTTGAGTTCCTCGCTTTGCCAGCCGTCCTCGATCACTTCGCCTTTGAGCAACTCGAAGAACAGCCGGGCTCTGCCGCGGGTGGAATATTTCTCTTCACGGGTTGCGCGGAAGCTCGGGCACATGGTCCCGCCGTCCAGCGAGCGGCATTTGCCCATGCCGATGCAGCGTTCGGACTCACGTGCCAGGCCCTTGCTGCCCAGGCGCGGATCATAGGTGAACTGGCTGTCGACCTCGCGCCGGTTGTAATCGGGGCCCATGCGCAGGTTGGCATCCACGGGCATGGCGTGGATGAGCTTGCCCGGATTCATGCGGTTTTGCGGATCCCATAGCGCCTTGAACTCGGCGAAGGCCTGCATGATCGGCGCGCTGTACATGATAGGCAGGTACTCGCCCTTGGCCTGGCCGTCACCATGTTCGCCGGACAGCGAGCCGCCATAACGCACCACCAGCCGCGCCGCCTCGTCCAGAAACGCGCGCCAGTTCTGCACGCCCGTGTCGGACTTCAGGTCGAAGGTGATGCGCGAGTGAATGCAGCCGTCGCCAAAATGCCCGTAGAGATTGGTCTTGTAGCCGTAGCGCCCGACCAGTGCTTTGAATTCGCGCAGGTATTTGCCCAGGTGTTCAGGCTCGACCGCAGCGTCCTCCCAGCCGACGACCGGGTCCGGCTCGTTCGGGTCCAGCCCCAGTGAGGTGGCCGAGGCGCCGGTTTCACGAATGGTCCAGATCCGGTTCATCAACCCTTTGTCCGTCACCAGGCGCACGCTTGGCTGGCCAGGCAGCTGCGGGGCGATATCAACGGCACGTTGTGCCATCGCGGTGGCTTCTTCAGTGGACAGGGCACCGAATTCGATCATCAGCCAGGCATTGCCCGCCGGCAGCTCAGCAATATCGGCCAGCTTCATGCCGCGCTCTTTCAGCCCGCCGATGATCCCGTCATCCAGGCCCTCCATGGCGATCGGGTTAAGGGGGAGCAACTGCGGTACGGAGTCGGCGGCGTAGTAGATATCCTCGTACCCCAGCACCGCCAGGACCAGATGCGTGGGGTTGCTCACCAGCAGCGTTTCGGCCTGCAGGATGGTGACGCAGGTTCCTTCCACCCCCACCAGTGCCCGGGCGATGTTGAAGCCGTTTTCCGGCAGCAGTTGGTCCAGGTTATAGCCCGAGACACGACGTTTGAGCTTGGGGAATCCCTGGCGGATATCGCCTTCGTAGCGGTCCACCAGGTCCTTCAGACCCTGGATGATTTCGGCACGACGACCGCCGGCCTGAAGGTGTTCACGCAGGCAGGCTTCGTCCGTGGGGCCGACCCAGAATCGCTCGCCGCAATAGGTCAGCACCTCAAGGCGCTGGATGTTCTCCACGGTCTTGCCTGCCATCACCGAGTGCGCACCGCAGGAGTTGTTGCCGATCATGCCGCCCAGGGTGCAACGGCTGTGGGTGGCTGGATCGGGGCCGAAGGTCAGCCCAACCTTGGCGGCCTCGTCCTTGAGCTGGTCACAGATCACTCCGGGCTGCACCCGCGCAAGCTGCCGTTCGGCATCGATGAAGTCGATGCCGTGCAGGTATTTCGAGGTGTCGATCACTACCGCGGCATTGACGGCCTGACCGCACATGGAGGTTCCCGCGCCACGCGGCAGCAAGGGCAGACCTGCGTCCCTGCACA is a genomic window containing:
- a CDS encoding FAD-binding and (Fe-S)-binding domain-containing protein, translating into MTATTHPVAARTESPQGAQSGSQQRQSPDLNVLLTLRDKLAAQTSAEIRFDASTRAIYASEASNYRQLPIGVVIPRDLQDIVTTVNLCRDAGLPLLPRGAGTSMCGQAVNAAVVIDTSKYLHGIDFIDAERQLARVQPGVICDQLKDEAAKVGLTFGPDPATHSRCTLGGMIGNNSCGAHSVMAGKTVENIQRLEVLTYCGERFWVGPTDEACLREHLQAGGRRAEIIQGLKDLVDRYEGDIRQGFPKLKRRVSGYNLDQLLPENGFNIARALVGVEGTCVTILQAETLLVSNPTHLVLAVLGYEDIYYAADSVPQLLPLNPIAMEGLDDGIIGGLKERGMKLADIAELPAGNAWLMIEFGALSTEEATAMAQRAVDIAPQLPGQPSVRLVTDKGLMNRIWTIRETGASATSLGLDPNEPDPVVGWEDAAVEPEHLGKYLREFKALVGRYGYKTNLYGHFGDGCIHSRITFDLKSDTGVQNWRAFLDEAARLVVRYGGSLSGEHGDGQAKGEYLPIMYSAPIMQAFAEFKALWDPQNRMNPGKLIHAMPVDANLRMGPDYNRREVDSQFTYDPRLGSKGLARESERCIGMGKCRSLDGGTMCPSFRATREEKYSTRGRARLFFELLKGEVIEDGWQSEELKDSLDLCLSCKGCKTDCPTNVNIARYKTEFLNRYYANKRRPVMDAMIGRIGEWLPHATRLSPVLNYAMGNPLVRTAGAWFGLAKEAKFPAIAAQSFRAGATAQRILNDQTTGGGKDVLLWVDSFNNGFTPKVLEAGVQVLESLGFTVKLMTRHVCCGRPYYDVGMIDQAKANLAQILDQLEPVLDENMPVLVLEPSCLSVFRDEMPGLFPQDPRAKKLEQSIMTLSEFIRSRALELPAIDEDVRIHGHCHQKSCGSMAAEQGVLEQLGGKGQVIQAGCCGVAGAYAYHAKTAPIARAIGEQQFKPHLDRIPEQTPVVADGFSCRGQIRNVSGREAMHLAEYLAKVLG